The following coding sequences are from one Leptolyngbyaceae cyanobacterium window:
- the ureG gene encoding urease accessory protein UreG yields the protein MNAFRVGIAGPVGSGKTALVDALCKAMRDRYSIAVVTNDIYTQEDAQFLVRSQALGSDRILGVETGGCPHTAIREDASMNLVAIEQMEEKFSDLDLIFVESGGDNLASTFSPELVDLTIYVIDVAAGDKIPRKGGPGITKSDLLVINKIDLAPMVGADLAVMERDAKKMRGDRPFIFTNLKKREGLSSAIDFICLHMGEIPSKI from the coding sequence ATGAATGCTTTCCGGGTGGGAATTGCTGGCCCAGTGGGGTCGGGAAAGACGGCGTTAGTTGATGCGTTGTGTAAAGCAATGCGCGATCGCTACAGTATTGCGGTGGTAACTAATGATATTTATACTCAGGAAGATGCTCAGTTTTTAGTCCGATCGCAGGCGTTGGGTAGCGATCGCATTCTGGGAGTAGAAACTGGCGGTTGTCCCCATACGGCGATCCGCGAAGACGCTTCGATGAATTTAGTTGCGATCGAACAAATGGAAGAAAAATTTAGCGATCTCGACTTAATTTTTGTCGAAAGCGGCGGCGATAACCTCGCTTCTACTTTTAGCCCGGAATTAGTAGATTTAACCATTTACGTGATCGATGTAGCCGCAGGTGATAAAATTCCCCGTAAAGGCGGCCCCGGCATTACCAAATCCGATTTACTGGTGATTAACAAAATAGACTTAGCGCCAATGGTGGGGGCAGATTTGGCGGTGATGGAACGAGACGCCAAAAAGATGCGCGGCGATCGACCTTTTATTTTTACCAATTTAAAGAAACGAGAAGGACTTTCATCAGCGATCGACTTTATCTGCCTTCATATGGGTGAGATTCCATCTAAAATCTAA
- a CDS encoding TPM domain-containing protein, translated as MKQYLYHITNGRKFLHHLILSVGLMLLATQIFTAPAWATSIYEMPTLPAGDRTWIIDKAEVLSRATEGKISSSLENLANQTNNQVRIVTIRHLDYDETIQSFTDKLFEKWFPTPEAQANQTLLAIDTVTNASAIHTGGKVKSIMPDEIAQSVASETVLVPLKQGDKYNQAFSDASDRLVAVLSGQPDPGPPQVADNLQVEGTFAKAEETKTERGSSTVWVIGLLIAATVIPMATYYWYQSMGS; from the coding sequence ATGAAACAGTACTTATACCACATTACCAATGGGAGAAAATTTCTCCATCATTTGATTTTGTCAGTAGGGTTAATGTTACTGGCAACTCAGATATTTACCGCACCGGCTTGGGCGACGAGTATCTATGAAATGCCGACTCTCCCAGCTGGCGATCGCACTTGGATAATTGACAAAGCTGAGGTTCTCAGTCGCGCTACCGAAGGGAAAATTAGTAGTTCTCTCGAAAATTTAGCAAATCAAACCAATAATCAAGTGCGGATAGTTACTATTCGTCACCTCGATTACGATGAAACAATTCAAAGTTTTACCGATAAACTCTTTGAAAAATGGTTTCCCACCCCCGAAGCACAAGCTAATCAAACTTTGCTAGCGATCGATACGGTGACTAATGCCTCTGCTATTCATACTGGCGGCAAGGTAAAGTCCATTATGCCAGATGAAATTGCCCAGAGCGTAGCTTCCGAAACCGTCTTAGTACCGCTAAAACAAGGTGACAAATACAACCAAGCCTTTTCTGATGCGAGCGATCGCTTGGTTGCCGTATTATCCGGTCAGCCCGATCCCGGCCCACCACAAGTAGCTGACAACCTTCAGGTGGAAGGTACTTTTGCCAAGGCGGAAGAAACCAAAACCGAACGCGGTAGTTCTACTGTTTGGGTAATTGGTTTGTTAATTGCTGCCACTGTGATCCCAATGGCAACTTACTATTGGTATCAGTCAATGGGTTCTTAG
- a CDS encoding SirB1 family protein — protein MNFPLARQYFYQEIHQSDRDVNLAKAALYIAQEEYPNLDPDEYLNALDTMASEIEERLPVERYPLRIIQTINQYLYEDLSFTGNTEDYYDPRNSFLNEVIDRRTGIPIALSLVYLEIAQRLDFPMVGIGMPGHFLIRPNLPDMSIYVDAFNQGEILFEQDCQERLSEIYQQPIDLKPSFVEPVSNRRFLARMLMNLKLIYLNRNDLTRALAVIERLLLLYPGAPVELRDRGLLFYQLGEWVSACQDLESYLFQVPSAEDTDVIRQLVAQMRQHL, from the coding sequence ATGAACTTTCCTTTAGCAAGGCAATATTTCTACCAAGAAATTCATCAGTCCGATCGAGATGTAAATCTGGCTAAAGCAGCTTTATATATTGCCCAAGAAGAATACCCCAATCTAGATCCGGACGAATATCTTAATGCTTTAGATACAATGGCATCTGAAATAGAAGAACGTTTGCCAGTAGAACGCTATCCGTTGCGAATCATTCAAACGATCAATCAATATCTTTATGAAGATTTAAGTTTTACGGGCAATACAGAGGATTACTACGATCCCCGAAACAGCTTTTTGAATGAAGTGATCGATCGACGAACTGGTATTCCGATCGCTCTTTCACTAGTATATCTAGAGATCGCTCAACGCCTAGATTTTCCTATGGTCGGGATCGGAATGCCGGGACATTTTCTGATTCGTCCAAACTTACCAGATATGAGTATCTATGTAGATGCGTTCAATCAGGGAGAGATTCTGTTCGAGCAAGATTGCCAAGAAAGACTTTCCGAAATTTATCAGCAACCTATAGATTTAAAACCCTCCTTTGTAGAGCCAGTCAGTAACCGACGTTTTTTAGCACGGATGCTGATGAATCTGAAATTAATTTATCTTAACCGTAACGATCTGACTAGAGCATTAGCAGTAATCGAACGCTTGTTACTTTTATATCCCGGTGCGCCAGTAGAATTGCGCGATCGCGGACTTTTATTTTACCAATTAGGAGAGTGGGTGTCTGCGTGTCAAGATTTAGAAAGTTACTTATTTCAAGTCCCTAGTGCCGAGGACACAGATGTAATTCGCCAATTGGTCGCACAAATGCGTCAGCATTTATAG
- a CDS encoding DUF4346 domain-containing protein — MNQTTETITAIDEKLSNREIQLDPAGYFIIYLDRNAELICAKHYTNVINDRGLAVDPETGKVIPAKGKVERTATTLFTGRTAKELCVKILEETQPCPVSLLDHAAYLGREFVRAEIALINGQEYVQD; from the coding sequence ATGAATCAAACTACTGAAACCATCACAGCGATTGATGAAAAGCTTTCCAATCGCGAAATCCAACTCGACCCAGCGGGATATTTTATTATTTATCTAGACCGGAATGCCGAACTAATTTGTGCCAAGCATTATACGAATGTAATTAACGATCGAGGTTTAGCAGTCGATCCGGAAACTGGAAAAGTAATTCCAGCCAAAGGAAAAGTAGAAAGAACAGCTACAACTCTTTTTACTGGCAGAACCGCCAAAGAACTTTGCGTAAAAATTTTGGAAGAAACTCAGCCCTGTCCGGTTAGCCTTCTAGATCATGCCGCTTATTTAGGACGAGAATTCGTGCGGGCTGAGATAGCTTTAATTAATGGGCAAGAATACGTGCAGGACTAA